The Pan troglodytes isolate AG18354 chromosome 6, NHGRI_mPanTro3-v2.0_pri, whole genome shotgun sequence genomic sequence ATTGCTGTACTCCATGAAGGAGTCAACCACAAAATACTACTTCATCCTGAGTCCCTACCGTGGGAAGCGCAACACAAACCTGAGATTTCTGAATAAGTTAATTCCTGTGCTGAAAATAGACCACTCGCATGTCCTGGTAAAGGTCAGCAGCACTGACAGCGACAGCTTCGTGAAGAGGATCCGGGCCATCGTTGGGAATGTGCTGCGGGCACCCTGCAGGCGGGTATCTGTGGAGGACATGGCGCACGCAGCCCGCAAACTGGGCCTAAAGGTCGACGAGGACTGTGAGGAGTGTCAGAAAGCGAAAGACCGGATGGAGAGGATTACCAGGAAAATCAAAGACTCGGATGCCTACAGAAGGGACGAGCTGAGGCTGCAGGGGGACCCCTGGAGAAAGGCAGCCCAAGTGGAGAAGGAGTTCTGCCAGCTCCAGTGGGCCGTGGACCCCCCTGAGAAGCACAGGGCTGAGCTGAGGCGGCGGCTGCTAGAACTTCGAATGCAGCAGAACGGCCATGATCCCTCCTCGGGGGTGCAGGAGTTCATCTCGGGGATCAGCAGCCCCTCCTTGAGTGAGAAGCAGTACTTCCTGAGGTGGATGGAGTGGGGCCTGGCACGGGTGGCCCAGCCGCGACTGAGACAGCCTCCGGAGACGCTTCTAACCCTGAGACCAAAGCACGGGGGCACCACAGACGTGGGGGAGCCGCTCTGGCCTGAGCCCCTAGGGGTGGAACACTTCTTGCGGGAGATGGGACAGTTTTATGAGGCTGAGAGCTGTCTtgtggaggcagggaggctgccGGCAGGCCAGAGGCGTTTTGCCCACTTCCCAGGCTTGGCCTCGGAGCTGCTGCTGACAGGGCTGCCTCTGGAGCTAATCGATGGGAGCACGCTGAGCATGCCCGTCCGCTGGGTCACAGGGCTCCTGAAGGAGCTGCACGTCCGACTGGAGAGACGGTCAAGGCTGGTGGTTCTGTCAACCGTCGGGGTGCCAGGCACGGGCAAGTCCACACTCCTCAACACCATGTTTGGGCTGCGGTTTGCCACAGGGAAGAGCTGCGGTCCTCGAGGGGCCTTCATGCAGCTCATCACAGTGGCTGAGGGCTTCAGCCAGGACCTGGGCTGTGACCACATCCTGGTGATAGACTCCGGGGGCTTGATAGGTGGGGCCTTGACGTCAGCTGGGGACAGGTTTGAGCTGGAGGCTTCCTTGGCCACTCTGCTCATGGGACTGAGCAATGTCACCGTGATCAGTCTAGCTGAAACCAAGGACATTCCAGCAGCTATTCTGCATGCATTTCTGAGGTTAGAAAAAACGGGGCACATGCCCAACTACCAGTTTGTATACCAGAACCTTCATGATGTATCTGTTCCCGGCCCTAGGCCCAGAGACAAGAGACAGCTCCTGGATCCACCTGGTGACCTGAGCAGGGCTGCAGCCCAGATGGAGAAACAGGGCGACGGCTTCCGGGCACTGGCAGGCCTGGCCTTCTGCGACCCTGAGAAGCAGCACATCTGGCACATCCCAGGCCTGTGGCACGGAGCACCTCCCATGGCCGCAGTGAGCTTGGCCTACAGTGAAGCCATATTTGAATTGAAGAGATGCCTACTTGAAAACATCAGGAACGGCTTGtcgaaccaaaacaaaaacatccaGCAGCTCATTGAGCTGGTGAGACGGCTGTGAGTGTGCAGAGAAACCCAGTTCAGGTGTAGGAGGCTGCTGTGGGCAGCCCTGTCTGATGGGGCACCCGTGTGGGGCTGTGCTCTGGTGCCTGAGAATGGCTGGTGCCCAATCGACGTGAGAAGACGAGCAAAAGACAGAGGGTTTGGAGTCTCCTCAACAGTGTTAAAAGAGGAAGTGACCTCACAGACCAGCTCAGAGATGTTACCAGGAATATCACAGCCCCCAGGGTAGGGAGACAAGCAGCAGTTTGTTCTGTCTCAGCTCCTGTCAAGGATCCTGCGGGGTGGGCCCTCTGTATAGCTGCTCTCTGTCACTGGCCCCTGGAGTGGGAGCAGTGTCCTTAGTCACTGCAGGCCCAGGCGGGCAGGTGGTCCCAGGACAGAGGTGGGGAAGTTGTCCTGAGGAAGCAGAAGTAGGCCTTGCTCCCGCCCAACCCAAGGGCCTCCAGTGGACCAGCATTCGAGATGTGAGTGCCCGTGGTGTGCAAGGCACTCCCATGGCACCGTATTTATTGACTGATCTGTGAAGGCTTCCCTGACCCCTGCCCAGGAAGAGTTCACTGGTCGCTCTGTTGTGCCCCACAGCACTTTGTTATACCTCTGCCACACACTTCACGCAGCGTGTTGTAACTCATGTGTTTACATGTCTGTCCCCCCaggctgtgagctccttgagggcagggactgtacATTCTccagctctgtgtccccagggcctggcacattgtagacgcttaataaatgtctgttaaatgaatgagtgcACAAGTGATGGTAATGGGCAGGTtctgcctctctgtgccttaattCTCCTGTTTCTCAAAGAGGATAGCAGCATCTGTCTGAGGAGGGTGTACGGTACAGGCAGTATCTGGAATGGTAGATAGCACAGAGATGTACCACTTAAAAAAGCCATCCTGTTCCCTCTCTTTAAGGCAGGAGCCATTCTTCAGGCTGTTACTGGGGATTAAAACTAAATACCTTCACAGTAACTCTGAGGTCTTTCCACTGTCACCCCATTTCACAGTTGAGGAAAAGGAAGCCTAGAGCAGGTAATCCCCTGCCCCAGAGCTCACACCTGGGTGGGCAGAGCTGGAGCGGATGAAGGGTGGTGCTGTCACGCCCAGCCCTGCATCTCTTCCTCTCATCCTCTCCAGACTCCCATGGCTTCTGGGCTCACCCCTGGGCAGCCATGTCAGTGCCAGTGCCTCCTCTTACATCCTCCCCGACCTCATCCACAGCCCACTTGCCACCATTCGAACCAGAGGCTTGGCCAAGGACTTGGTAGTTCTGCCCTGTCAGTTTTCCCGCTGGAGTCCTTGCCTGCGCTGGCCCTTCCCAGAGGCCAGTGTCACCTCACTGGGCCTCAGAACCCCACCTGAGCCCTTTCACCAGCTCTAGGAAGCTCTGCTTGATCCTCTGGGCCTTGCTTAGACCTTGGAGCCTCTTTCTCTTCGTGTTTCTTGACTTCAGAGAAACCAGGCCCTTCCCCAAGA encodes the following:
- the URGCP gene encoding up-regulator of cell proliferation isoform X3 yields the protein MEGDDCEFRYGDGTNEAQDNDFPTVERSRLQEMLSLLGLETYQVQKLSLQDSLQISFDSMKNWAPQVPKDLPWNFLRKLQALNADARNTTMVLDVLPDARPVEKESQMEEEIIYWDPADDLAADIYSFSELPTPDTPVNPLDLLCALLLSSDSFLQQEIALKMALCQFALPLVLPDSENHYHTFLLWAMRGIVRTWWSQPPRGMGSFREDSVVLSRAPAFAFVRMDVSSNSKSQLLNAVLSPGHRQWDCFWHRDLNLGTNAREISDGLVEISWFFPSGREDLDIFPEPVAFLNLRGDIGSHWLQFKLLTEISSAVFILTDNISKKEYKLLYSMKESTTKYYFILSPYRGKRNTNLRFLNKLIPVLKIDHSHVLVKVSSTDSDSFVKRIRAIVGNVLRAPCRRVSVEDMAHAARKLGLKVDEDCEECQKAKDRMERITRKIKDSDAYRRDELRLQGDPWRKAAQVEKEFCQLQWAVDPPEKHRAELRRRLLELRMQQNGHDPSSGVQEFISGISSPSLSEKQYFLRWMEWGLARVAQPRLRQPPETLLTLRPKHGGTTDVGEPLWPEPLGVEHFLREMGQFYEAESCLVEAGRLPAGQRRFAHFPGLASELLLTGLPLELIDGSTLSMPVRWVTGLLKELHVRLERRSRLVVLSTVGVPGTGKSTLLNTMFGLRFATGKSCGPRGAFMQLITVAEGFSQDLGCDHILVIDSGGLIGGALTSAGDRFELEASLATLLMGLSNVTVISLAETKDIPAAILHAFLRLEKTGHMPNYQFVYQNLHDVSVPGPRPRDKRQLLDPPGDLSRAAAQMEKQGDGFRALAGLAFCDPEKQHIWHIPGLWHGAPPMAAVSLAYSEAIFELKRCLLENIRNGLSNQNKNIQQLIELVRRL
- the URGCP gene encoding up-regulator of cell proliferation isoform X1, producing MASPGIEVELLGKGHSDLGEVAPEIKASERRTAVAIADLEWREMEGDDCEFRYGDGTNEAQDNDFPTVERSRLQEMLSLLGLETYQVQKLSLQDSLQISFDSMKNWAPQVPKDLPWNFLRKLQALNADARNTTMVLDVLPDARPVEKESQMEEEIIYWDPADDLAADIYSFSELPTPDTPVNPLDLLCALLLSSDSFLQQEIALKMALCQFALPLVLPDSENHYHTFLLWAMRGIVRTWWSQPPRGMGSFREDSVVLSRAPAFAFVRMDVSSNSKSQLLNAVLSPGHRQWDCFWHRDLNLGTNAREISDGLVEISWFFPSGREDLDIFPEPVAFLNLRGDIGSHWLQFKLLTEISSAVFILTDNISKKEYKLLYSMKESTTKYYFILSPYRGKRNTNLRFLNKLIPVLKIDHSHVLVKVSSTDSDSFVKRIRAIVGNVLRAPCRRVSVEDMAHAARKLGLKVDEDCEECQKAKDRMERITRKIKDSDAYRRDELRLQGDPWRKAAQVEKEFCQLQWAVDPPEKHRAELRRRLLELRMQQNGHDPSSGVQEFISGISSPSLSEKQYFLRWMEWGLARVAQPRLRQPPETLLTLRPKHGGTTDVGEPLWPEPLGVEHFLREMGQFYEAESCLVEAGRLPAGQRRFAHFPGLASELLLTGLPLELIDGSTLSMPVRWVTGLLKELHVRLERRSRLVVLSTVGVPGTGKSTLLNTMFGLRFATGKSCGPRGAFMQLITVAEGFSQDLGCDHILVIDSGGLIGGALTSAGDRFELEASLATLLMGLSNVTVISLAETKDIPAAILHAFLRLEKTGHMPNYQFVYQNLHDVSVPGPRPRDKRQLLDPPGDLSRAAAQMEKQGDGFRALAGLAFCDPEKQHIWHIPGLWHGAPPMAAVSLAYSEAIFELKRCLLENIRNGLSNQNKNIQQLIELVRRL
- the URGCP gene encoding up-regulator of cell proliferation isoform X2; protein product: MASPGHSDLGEVAPEIKASERRTAVAIADLEWREMEGDDCEFRYGDGTNEAQDNDFPTVERSRLQEMLSLLGLETYQVQKLSLQDSLQISFDSMKNWAPQVPKDLPWNFLRKLQALNADARNTTMVLDVLPDARPVEKESQMEEEIIYWDPADDLAADIYSFSELPTPDTPVNPLDLLCALLLSSDSFLQQEIALKMALCQFALPLVLPDSENHYHTFLLWAMRGIVRTWWSQPPRGMGSFREDSVVLSRAPAFAFVRMDVSSNSKSQLLNAVLSPGHRQWDCFWHRDLNLGTNAREISDGLVEISWFFPSGREDLDIFPEPVAFLNLRGDIGSHWLQFKLLTEISSAVFILTDNISKKEYKLLYSMKESTTKYYFILSPYRGKRNTNLRFLNKLIPVLKIDHSHVLVKVSSTDSDSFVKRIRAIVGNVLRAPCRRVSVEDMAHAARKLGLKVDEDCEECQKAKDRMERITRKIKDSDAYRRDELRLQGDPWRKAAQVEKEFCQLQWAVDPPEKHRAELRRRLLELRMQQNGHDPSSGVQEFISGISSPSLSEKQYFLRWMEWGLARVAQPRLRQPPETLLTLRPKHGGTTDVGEPLWPEPLGVEHFLREMGQFYEAESCLVEAGRLPAGQRRFAHFPGLASELLLTGLPLELIDGSTLSMPVRWVTGLLKELHVRLERRSRLVVLSTVGVPGTGKSTLLNTMFGLRFATGKSCGPRGAFMQLITVAEGFSQDLGCDHILVIDSGGLIGGALTSAGDRFELEASLATLLMGLSNVTVISLAETKDIPAAILHAFLRLEKTGHMPNYQFVYQNLHDVSVPGPRPRDKRQLLDPPGDLSRAAAQMEKQGDGFRALAGLAFCDPEKQHIWHIPGLWHGAPPMAAVSLAYSEAIFELKRCLLENIRNGLSNQNKNIQQLIELVRRL